In Lathyrus oleraceus cultivar Zhongwan6 chromosome 2, CAAS_Psat_ZW6_1.0, whole genome shotgun sequence, the DNA window gcCCAGGCCCATTTagaaagcttctatttaaagacTATGTAAATCCAGTTTTAGATACAGAAAAAACACGAACGTGAAGTGAGCGAggattagggttttagtcttgtgtgagtttgtgaattgtgagccattcatccatcttgttgatgtgtgaattAGACTGAGTGTTTGAGTTGTAttttgtccactctaagctttgaagtacgagtgtatttgttcacttgtttgaagcttttaagcaagatcaagtgtgtgtccttgaattgtatcttctttctttttggtatTTATTCTAGTATCAttgttgtgattgagggggggtgagtagggtctcatatctaagagttcttagatagaaattacacaagtagagattaggtgaaaagactgtaactggaagttgtttgctgagagtctttgaactaattctgtttagtggatttctttcttggcttggtagcccccagacgtaggtgtgtttgcaccgaactgggttaacaattgtttgtgtcatttttcaattgtttcctgatttttattttattcgtatttcacttgttgttcagatattagtgttgtgacattaccttcgacatctcatatctgataccagaatttcataaCTGGTAGGTTTTGCATTTCTTTTCATTGTGTTTGAGCTCGATTCCGTGACGCTGTTGCGATTCGGCACCGTGGACTTAGATAGTTATTTAGGTAGATTTCATAGAAGGATGCTTGAATCATGGAATTGCAATGACGATAGAGGAACGCGAAGCATGGATGAGGGATAAACGTGAGGCCGAAAGACAGAGAAGCACGTCTTTGTGGAGAAGGTAACATTTTTAGGCTCTAGTTAGATTTTAATTAGAACCTAATTTGTGTCCCTAAGTGTATATTGCATGTGAATGGTCATTTTGCCCTTATGGGTTTATTTTGTTTTAGCTATAAATGTGTGCACCTCTAAGACTAATCTTTGACTTAGAATATTAGATAGTTTTAATCAAGTTTTTGACTAACACATACATGCTCCCCTTAGGAATAGCCTGTGAATATTACTTTACACTTAGATTAAGTTAACTAGTCGGTTTCAAGCTAATTCAAACCCtcgattcaagttgatcaaaagcaattttgatcaacTAAGTCCTTTGATCTTGTATAATCCCACAATCTATTCAAGTGATAAAAAAGactcttgatcacttgataagactCTTTTTGTAAGTTATGGACCTCGAGACCTCAAGTCAGAATCTAAATCAATGCATCTTAATCATACCAAGAAATGGATCATACATGACACATCAAAGGTGGTTCTTCAAGAACTTGTTAATCAAGGTTAAAATTGTGTGGCATAAGTCTTAAATAATAGAGAATAGGTGAGAGTGGAGAattcatatcctcattctgaacatctttgggtatgggatgaatgacccaattgctcatcgtattcacctctattcatagactttagcatgATTCAAATCATATGATTATCAAGTCTCTCCATAGTAAACAACATCAAccctagtgggttgaactacgaaagctctgactttctcattgcactgtgagaatacgtaggcagTAGAATTCAGATTCTCCACGAGCTACCTTATTTATAATCCTACCTTATTCAGTGATTCTTAATTCTTCAATAAATACCATCTTTTTTAGATCAAACACATTTTTCCTTAGGTTCCATAATCAATGCCTTTctgtgaaccaagagatgttttccttgatgccaaacacttaattctctttgtttttggTTATGACAATAGTGGGTATTCCTAGTTTCCTCCACATCTTAGTTTGTATCTCTTTTACTCTTCGGTTCAGGATTTATTCTTTCATGGATCCAAGCTACCATTTCTTCTTTGATCCCAATATGTTTGTTTCCCAACAAGTGATATATTTTTCCTGGTATCCAAACAACACCTCCTTGTGGGTCTCATGCCCATCCTTTTAGGAAATTTGTCCGTCTTGTAAACCAAAAGATATTTACCTTGAGGCCAAACATCTAATTCATTCTTTTTGGTATGACGATACAGTGGGTATGCATAGGTCCACCCACATATTAGTATGTACCTTTTTACTCTTGGATTCAAAGTCAGTTTTCCATTATGGATCCCCATGCTACTATTTTGTTGATACAAGTTATACTTTATCATCACTTCAATCATACCCTTGAAGTTGTTTGTCTTGTTAGTCCTAGTTACTTAGGAAAACACTTCCTTATCTTTCCTTTGTtttcgtggttccacgaactacgaatgctctgactttctcattgcacggtgagaatacgtagacacgaggatgtgaatccttggtgagcatatttttaattgttcCTTCTGCCATAGGGCACTCTCCATCCATCTCCATGTTACATTCATATTCTATCTTCATTCACTTTATGTGATATATTGTTGCCTTTGAGccaaatataatattttttagAGATCCATCTTGTATttccttgtgaaccaagagttatATATGATGTGAAACCTGTCATCCCCTaaaattcaccctacccttcacaatgatcatctaggtcactaaccctagACATATGCATATCTTCATATCATTTATTTCATCTGTATAGCCATGTTCAATACAAGAAGACATGTATCATGGATTCCAAGCTTTATGCTTGTACTTAATAGAGACTATAGTTTCCCTACAGCTAAAGGTGACTCAAACTATCAAATCCTAATTGGAGTTATCTCTTGAATCTTGTGCATTTTGTCCAGCATTGGTGATCCATCTATGACTTCTTGGTGAAGCAAAACCCTGATTATGTCCCATACCCTCTATGTGGCCTCCTAACCCTATTTCCATTTGATTCTCTTTCATTCCATCGATGTTTGACCCTCTTGCTTGGTCAATCTTCATCCCACAACCTTTTTTTTCATGTCTAGTCTTGTTGGTTTCTTGGTGTTGACCCCACTTGTGCATCATGTATTTGTATCCTTTGGTTTGTGCCTATTGCTGTCACCTAATCATCTTCATGCCTTGCAATAGTCATTGCTTTGCTTAGCCTATTTGCATTTGGTCATTATTCATTTCACCTGTTGCTATGCCCTGGTTTATGGGCCATGCTTGGTCATGCTTGTCATTGATCTTTTCAATCATTCTTATGTACCCTGGTTCATGTTTAATGGCTCATTCATGGATCCATGATTTGATTCCAGTCCCTCACAAACTTTGGTTCAATCCATTGTTAAGTCATATACAATTCTTGTCAAGATGGTTCCATCTCTTGATTCCATTCATACTTAAATCATGTCCATTTTGAATCATGAAAAGTTGtttcattttaatttaattacAAACATGTTGACAGACTATAATGTGCAAATTCATTACAATATCAAATTCATGACCAAGATCATGCAAGTAGCCATTACATTCAATTGTGCATTGCTTGAAAAAAAGTGcaaaatttggaaactttgaccaattattgactttggtcaacaattgactttttggtcaaccacCTAGAAATTTTGAACCACATTTCAATACGATAAACCATTTCCATTCTAAACTTTTCAAACCATAAACAATTTTTCCAAACCAAACATTTCGAACCAAAAAAATACATTAGTTCAATTCAAAATGTACAACAAAATTTCAATCCCAAGCTAACCATACAATTCCAATCATTCAAAAGATGCAATTCAAAATTACACCATTCATTCCAATACATAAGCATACATACATATTCATTTCCAATTACAACCACATTACAACAATATCCAAATAAATTAAAGTTACAAGACTACAATAATTATTTCACATTAACAAGCTTCATAGCATTCCACATGACCTTTGGTCGAGAAACTTAATTAACATCATTGAATTCTTCAAATAAGGGAGGTCCTTGGAATTGCTATTGGCATGCTCTTCATTACAATTGTATCATGTTGCCGTCACGGGAAAAAACCTCCCAATCTCTTCAATGGACCTGGAAAAAAACGACATAAATTGCTAACCAAAGTGAAACAAACTGATAATTCAAAACAGAAATTTACAACTGTTATGACATATACATGACAAAACCAAAAGACTGAACAGAATAACAAACTCATAACCTCTTCTACCTAAATTATAACATAAATCCAAGTTGTTAACAACTTGAAGAATAGAATTGAGTTCACTCCAACAACCACTTGAAGCTGAACCTCAAAAGCTCACCATAACAGAACTTTCAACAACTCATTAAACCCTCTTATGTTTTTTTCTTCAACCTGACTTCATAAAGCCACAACCAAATGGCAACAAAAAGCTCACCATAACAGAACCAAAAACCTGCAAGTGAGATTGAATAAACTTCAAAAGATTGCTAAACTCCCCTCTCATCACTCTATAAATTCATCAATACTGCATATTTCAAAACTAGGGGATTCCGTCTCATTTTTCACGCTCCCTCTCAATTTTTTCCCAGTTTCACTCTCCCTCTCAATTTTCTCAATGACTCTCACGTTCATCCTTCCAGAATCCACAAACTCTTCACCCACGATTCATTACCATTCCACTCCCTATCTCTGCTACAACCTTTCTCCAATTGCTAAACTCAGAAAATGACACAACCGAATTCAAAAGCTAGGATTCAATAGAAATCGGAAGAGAAAACAAGAAAAACAAGCATGTGAACCTTATTATACATTTATTCTCACCATTTTAATGAGAAAAAGGCAAAGGAAAAACAAGAAACTAGATAAGAGAAAGGATTATTTATCAATCCTACACCTAAAACAATATACAACACAACCAATTAAAAACTTATCAACATGTCAATTATCCCTAAAAGAAGATATTTCCTCAAAGATGGGAAGTCTTCTGGATCTAATATGACTCCATACATTATGCGACCCATCAATTTCCTTCACAAGATCATCATCAAGACCTAAATCATCCATAAACTTAGGTTGTGGCAATTTTGCATTCAACTCTGTAAGCAATTCCTCAACTTTATTTATGAACTTAATTTCATCAAAACCTTGAAGTTTTCCTTGCAAAACTTCTTCAATAACTAAATAGGTTTCTTCATAACGTGATTGTCTGATTTAGCATAAGGTCAAGTTTAGAGCCTTGTTGGCATCAGCATCTAACATTTGAGCTTCCTTAAAAATTACCTCAGCCATCATGTTGCTTGTCTTTTGCAGGTAGGTCCAGCCCATGTTTCCCTGTATGATTAATACATATTTTAAGGAGTCAATAATCTAAGGAAAAGAAAACAGTATAAAGTTAGATTAAAAATAATGAAAGATTTAAGTACCAATAATCTTGCAGTTTCTTGGTTGATTGAAACTTGGAACTTCTTGCCATTAGAACGAGAAGTATTTGTAGTCCTTCCATTAAAGTCATCATCTCCTTGATATATAAATTTAGAACGAGAAGTATTTGTAGTCCTTCCATTAAAGTCATCTCTTTGATATATAAGTTTTAGCTTTCTTTTAGATAAATCAATTTGCTCTACTACTATTCCACATTTCTGTTAATTCCAACAAAAACTAATTCCTTACAAAAATGACACTTGATTTGGTAAATAACATATTAACTAAAACTACACTCTTAGATAAGTAACACTTACAAATAAATCAATATTTGTTTCAAATACtaaatgttttgtcattttgTATTTATTATTTGGGTCAGATTATCAGTGTTTTTATTATAAGGGTTCTCTACAATGTTTGTGCTCTAATCTATATCACATTAATTAAAGTTATTATTTGTGTCAGACCACTAGTATTTTTTTATAGTGTTCTGTGCAATTTTTGTGCTCTGATAAATCACTATAACACATTAACTAAAGTTATTACTTGTGTCTGCATTCAGTGTCTTTTTCTGTGTCTATTTGTATTTCTGTAAATTACTAAAATATGATTTATACTACCTTGTAAGTATTGATAACATTATCAATGGATTCTTGAGAATGTTTGGAGCAAAGACCTCTAAAAGATTTGAAGACCTCAATAGTTTCTTCATTTCTATCTAATTAATTTATCACGACAGTCATATCCTTGAAAGCACTATCCACTTTGTCTCCAACATTAATCTACTTCCAAAAAAATTTGGATCTTTATCCACCAACTGAATTCACAGGTACATTCATAAGATTCCTGAAATCTGTATGATTCTTTGAATCTTAATAGAAAAGTTACACTACCGCAAGTAAATCTAAAAGTTGAAAATGTCTTACACTTAAACctaaaattaataattaaaaataaagtGAAAAATACAAATAATCATTAAAAAACAGCATAAAATTATGAGAAAATGGTGTAATTTTCAGAGACAAAATGATGCACATAAAAATCAAAAGTGAAATTTTCGAAAGGGTATAAATACCATACCTGAGCATGTTTGGCTTTGACACAAGGACTATCACCAAAAGGAACCTGGGATGCTAACCACTGTGAAAGAATGTGGAACGAATTGAGGCTTGATTCTATATGACATCATGCTTCCAATGCTAAATGGTTTTTAACACGTGGCATTTTAAAAAAAACTATTGTCTTATAgttcttttattattattattaataattattattattattaataagTTATATAATGTGTATGATACAAAATTTGGATTATCTAATGTGTATGGTTAGTCAAattatatttataatattttattttaaacttATTCGCATAGTTTgaaatttattatattttttctATGTGAACTTTATGCAATGCTATTGAGATAATTTATTATAAAATTCTTAGGGATATATACACAAGGCTTTAAAAAAATTATGCACAATCCAATAACTAAAAATATATATCATAATTATTGAGATGATATTATACAGAAAAAAAACATAATTATTAAATTTcataattataattaataataTAAGTTTATGGTATGAAACTAAATAAAGAATGGGGCATAATAATTTTAAATTGTATAAATGGACTTTTAAATTTCTATTTAATTCACAATATATGTttttaaaaatgaagaaaaggcatgatatatattatatatattttggaaaaaatttaaattaaaaaaatgtaAGTACACATacaaaaatttataaatttaAGTCTACTGTGATTATATTATAATGAAAAGTTTGATTTTATATTTGTTATTAGGAATAAGTGTAAAAAATTAGATATAACTCATtctattttatatatatatatatatatatatatatatatatatatatatatatatatatatatatctatattatatatatatatatatatatatatatatatatatatatatatatatttatttatttatttattagtaaTGTTGATAGTGTCAAAATTAAGATAGTATTATTAAATTTTATGATAGTCTTATAgttaattattttttatgaaataattgaaaaaatattttgCCATCTTTCCGTTAATTTTATCTcatattaaaataaattagttattTGAATAATGTGTTTTTTAATCTAAGATAGTTTTGTTATTATAATTATTAAGGGCAATACATATAATTGAGGAGATATAAGTATAGTATTTATGTTTGCCATAAAATAAATTCTTATAATTAgaaatattttatattttttcttAAATTTTCGGTTAATTAGTATTGTTCATTATacataatttaaaatatttattattgTCATTAGTATGTTTTGTAAGAATTTTAAATTTTTTCGatataattttataaaaaaaattaaatgaatatatatatagagagagagatagagattaattattatacactctcaatgtaaaaagttttacaccgtcgattcatcaccatcacccgtttgtattactttatagatttttaaaataaaagtcaaactttttttaatatccaacgtatataattaagtgatggtgtaaaacccttttacactgacagtgtatttcaattaatctcatatatatatatatatatattatatatatatatatatatatatatatattatatatatatatatatatatatatatatatatatatatatatatatatatatatataatatatatatatactatgAGAATGGTAATTTTATGTATGAATATGAAAATAAATTTGAACGGttagatttaaaataaatagGTGAGAGGATAAAAAATTTGATAATCttaaatataatatttatttaaaatcaattattttaataatgaaagagagagaaaattgatTAAGAATAAAAATGACAGTTAATCTCAtccatttattttaaatctaatAGTTAAAATTTATTCTCATATTCTCATACTATAcgtcatatatatatatatatatatatatatatatatatatatatatatatatatatatatatatatatatatatatatatatatatatatatatatatatatgaacCATTTTCAAACAAAATTTGTACCAATAGCATTAGATTTACAAAATATCAATAAATAACGGTAGGTTGACATTGGTCTATGTGGGTTTGAAACTTTTATCTTAGAACTGATTTTTTTCGTGCACTTGTGGGATATTCATCATGTTTTTGGCGTCGTTGTTGGGTACCAACAATCAATATTGTGATTCTGTTGTAGCACCGTATAGACTAAGGTATTCTTGTTTCAATTACTATAATCCTAGGTTGATGGATCATCTCAATTTTCTCTACAATTACCACTCCCAGTATTTTGAGAAACCCCCAGATTCTCATGAATCCGACCTCAaaatattaatggaggatttcattgCAACGCAAGCTCTCTCTTGGCTAGAATCTATGATGGAGCACTTTGTGGTGACACAAATTCTCCAGAATGAAGAGTTTAGAAAACAAAGTCTCCATACTAATGAAATCATTAGGCAGTTGAATATTGTGGTCGAGTCTCTCGCGACTCATAACAAGGTattggagactcaaatctccctgTTTGCACAAACACCTCTAGGATCCTTCCTTGAGAAACATGCGGATGTTGTAACAACCAGTAGAGAAAAACAAATCGAAAATCCTAAGGAGAGAGATAATGAGGTTCAGGAGAGTTCTGGTGAGAAAATAGTAGAGATTAAGAAAAATCCATCGATACCACCTGAAAGAGAGGTTGTCGAAATAGTAGAGAAGGAAACACCTTATGTTGTCCTTTCTCGCAAAGGTTTATGGAAAGTAAGATAAACTCGCAATCCAAAAGGTATGTGGAGGTATTGGAAAATATTCACACCAATTCACCTTTGTATGAGGTCCTGCATAAAAAGAGAAAGTTAGAGGACCATAAAACTAGGGAAATCATTAGTGTTAAGAGGGAAAAGTTAGTCTTTGAGGTGGTGGATGAAAAAGTTAAACCCAAACTTGAAAAGTTGACACTCATGTTAGATCCAGAACCACCCCCACAAGTTCAGAAGTATGAATCACCTCACAGAAGGAAGAAAAGAAAAGACGAGGGATGTGACAGATGGCTTGATAAGTGACCATGGAAATCGAAGATTATTAAAAGTTTGATCGATGAATCATTCTTGAAAGAACCACCATAAATGCTTACACTTCTGAGTCGTCGAGCTACCGATGTTAAACAAAGTGTTGtgtgggagacaacccacaatttttttttatcatattcaatttaatttaattcttctttctttaatttgaaaaaaatatCTTTAAACATTTTAGCTTAGTTCTTATTTCTAATTTTATACCTCTATAATTTCTTTTCAAATTTATGGTCTATTAAGCGTTAAGTGAGACCAAAATTTAAATGATAGCCTCCAAAGACACCTGAAAACACACCATTAAGGCCCATGACGTTCACCATGGGCTTTAAACTCTTGAAAATGAAATTTTATAACCCATGGTGTTCACTTCAGGTTCATGGTGTCCGCCATGAACCTTGAACGTGTAAAAAGCAACAAATTCACCCTATGTCTTTCAAACTTACAACTTTCTAACTTCTACCCACCAAAATTTAATCTTTAACTCCCACCCAGTCACATTTACTCTTCCCCATTTCCAAAACCTTCAAACTTCCAATTTCCCCTCTTCCAAACTCCACTATCCACCCTCTATTTAAACCCAAATCCTTACCCAACCTCCACACCTCTTATTCAAGCATTCTTACTCACAAAAGAAAATCTTTTCAACGCCACTTCCATTTTTTAATTTTCAACAATGGCTCAAAGAAGGGATGTTGATTACATGAACATTACATTTCGGGATGGAAGGGATGGTGCTAAGCAGATAAGTTGCTACGAAACTTTTTTCAATCAAACGATTGTTCCAACGAGGTATGCCAATGAGTTTTGTTTATGCAATTTAGGTTTATATGATAGTGTTAATTGGATGTTGAATAGGATAGGTTTATCTCAATTTATTGCACAAAAATACCCCACCTATGTTAGACTGGCCTTAGAGTTCCTAAGCTCTCTTTCAAACACTACATAGTTAATGAGTGCTAGCACTGTAGGAACTATCAGTTTCAGAATGTTTAACCGAGAGTATCAATTTAATCAAAATGATATAGATGACCTATTGTATTTCCCACATGGTGAGAGTGATGTTTGTGAGACCTCGTTAGACACAAAGTGGGCACACGAGTTTGGTCATTTTGGGGAATAATTAATTGGTAATCTTGTTGATAGTTTTGAGAGGACTAATGCAACTCATGTTCGTAACCCGACCATAAGATACTTTCTCTAGGTATTGGCACATTCCATTTTGTTTGGGATAATAATAGTAGAATAAATGCAAAGGAGTTGTTTTATATTCATTTTGTTTTTGAACCAACACGAGTTAATTCAGCCCCGTTTATGTTGGCCCATATGCAAGCTGTTGACACTACTAAAAATAGGCATATCTCTATTGGAGGGGTGATTACCTCCATAGCTCGCGCCATAGGTTTAGATGCGGAGCTTGCTACACTTGATCCTCTACCCACACCTTCACTTGATATTCATGCATGCTGCCATATGTGGTTGATTAAAAATAGGAAGGATGACAAATTTTCATTGATGATTAGTAACAAAGAGGTTCCTAGTGTTGCTTTACCATTCCCTGATTGCACGAATGTGCAACATATGGAAAATTGGATTTATAATTTGAATGCCAGTACTAAGGTCGAAGCAGTGTCCATGGACATTCCTGAGAATGTTAATGCAAGAGGTGACACCGATGACGAGTATGACCATAGAGAGAAAGGATATCATGTACATGAGCCTCCCCCGCATCATCTCCCCTATATTATTGTTTCATTTTCATACACCACATCATATTTTTTGACACTTTTTCAGGTACATCTACCGGAGCCGCAAACATTACACTTGATAATGTGTTTCGCGAGGTGCAGGCCCAGAATGACATTGATGCTGAACGTGGC includes these proteins:
- the LOC127123565 gene encoding protein SULFUR DEFICIENCY-INDUCED 1, which codes for IESSLNSFHILSQWLASQVPFGDSPCVKAKHAQKCGIVVEQIDLSKRKLKLIYQRDDFNGRTTNTSRSKFIYQGDDDFNGRTTNTSRSNGKKFQVSINQETARLLGNMGWTYLQKTSNMMAEVH